In the bacterium genome, AGTAGCGGTCGACCGGGCCGAAGCCGTGGTCGGAGAAGAGGAGCACGGTGCCACCGTGCGCCTCGGTTGCCGCCAGCACGCGGCCGAGGAAGGCGTCGAACGCCGACCACCAGCGCTGCCACACCTCCGTCACCCTCGGCTCGCCGCCCTGCAGCTCGCGCCAGAAGAGGTGCTGGAAGCGATCGGGGAAGGTCAGCGCCGTGCAGAAGAGGTCGAGCTTCTCGCGCTGCCACAGGCGCTCGCTCACCTCGAGCATCGACGCGCCGCTCGCCGCGCAGCGCGCCAGGAAGGCCGCGGGGTCGTTCGTCGTCGTGCCGTCCCCGGGCTCGAGGATCGCGTCCCGCAGCTCGCCCGCGAGTGCCGGCGGCGTCGTGAAGGCGGCGTCGCCCGCGGGCGTGCCGAGGCCGGAGACGAAGAAGCCGTCGACCGCCGGCGGCGGCCAGCACATCGGCATGTTGACGAAGCCGGCGCGCTTGCCGTGTGCGCTCGTGCGGTCCCACAGCGCGGGCGCACGCCAGTTCGCGGACGTGATCAGCCGGCGGGCATAGCTGCCCTGGGTGCGGAACGGCATGTGGTAGAAATCGTAGACGCCGTGCTTCCCCGGGTTGACGCCGGTCATGAGCGTCGCCCACGCGGGCGGCGACAGCGGCGGCTGCGTCGAGCACACGGTGCCCCACGCGCCCTCGCGCGCGACGCGGGCCAGGTTCGGACAGCTGGGGAAGAGACGGTCGATGAGCTGCGGCTCACCGCCGTCGAGGCCGATCAGGATCACCTGCTCGTTCATGCGCTCTCCATGGGCTGCGCCCAGACGATGACCTCGCGCCCGAGCCCGGCCGCGGCGAGCGCGGCGTAGGCGGCACGGCGAAGATCGTTGCGGCCGGCGGCGGCGAGGCGCGCATCGAGCGCCATGCGCCGCTGGTGGCAGGCGCGGCCGACGCGGTCGTCGCCGACGTAGTGCTCCCCCATGAGGAGGAACAGCTCCATCGGGAAGTTGGTGGACTGCTCGCGGACGGCGAAGCCGGTGCGGGCGCACAGGCGCCCGAGGCTCGCGAAGTCGAAGTAGTTGACGTGGTACGGCGGCGCGACCCACCAGGGCGGCGCCGCCAGCGTCTCCTGGACGACGGCCTGGAGCGCGTTGAAGTCGTTCGGCACCTGGAGACAGAGCACGCCGTCCGGCAGCAGCACCTCGCGGGCGCGGCGCAAGAGCGCCGCCGGATCGGCGAGGTGCTCCAGCACGAGCTTCAGGTGCACCGCCGCGAAGCGGCCGAGCCCCGCCCAGTCGGCGTCCTCGAAGAACGCCTCGATCACCGGCACGCCGAGGTCGCGCGCGTGCGCCGCGGCCTGCGCCGAGGGCTCGAGCCCGAGCCCGTCCCAGCCGCGGCGGCGGGCGTGGGCGAGGAAGAAGCCGCCGGAGCAGCCGACGTCGAGGAGGCGACCGCGCCTCCCGCCGCGCAGGGCCGCGATCGCATCGAGCT is a window encoding:
- a CDS encoding class I SAM-dependent methyltransferase gives rise to the protein RTWWRSGRRGGTVQALLPAADAAHAGRLLARHAGTAVVDCAACGFAHLDPLPDAASLRETYRRHYYDAVKPDYLARESSEQGFWQLEYDDKLDAIAALRGGRRGRLLDVGCSGGFFLAHARRRGWDGLGLEPSAQAAAHARDLGVPVIEAFFEDADWAGLGRFAAVHLKLVLEHLADPAALLRRAREVLLPDGVLCLQVPNDFNALQAVVQETLAAPPWWVAPPYHVNYFDFASLGRLCARTGFAVREQSTNFPMELFLLMGEHYVGDDRVGRACHQRRMALDARLAAAGRNDLRRAAYAALAAAGLGREVIVWAQPMESA
- a CDS encoding alkaline phosphatase family protein, which gives rise to MNEQVILIGLDGGEPQLIDRLFPSCPNLARVAREGAWGTVCSTQPPLSPPAWATLMTGVNPGKHGVYDFYHMPFRTQGSYARRLITSANWRAPALWDRTSAHGKRAGFVNMPMCWPPPAVDGFFVSGLGTPAGDAAFTTPPALAGELRDAILEPGDGTTTNDPAAFLARCAASGASMLEVSERLWQREKLDLFCTALTFPDRFQHLFWRELQGGEPRVTEVWQRWWSAFDAFLGRVLAATEAHGGTVLLFSDHGFGPVDRYFHVNRWLAQRGYLELRDRNRLGSPDGLLTSIDWQRTLAYGLGEYGELRLNLRGREPHGVVLPGTNARALRVALTTELYRLEDEQGLVVDEVLEADRVYHGPYAGEAPDLLFQLRDHRVLCWIDGRGNDLIDPDGPLFEAASGPQHYRGAHRPFGLLGAWGSAVRAGAPALGAKAQDLCPTVLHLLGLPLDRDLDGRILREMLTAEHAERAPRYEQGVAVATRGTRDRYEPEEEEAIARQLRQLGYLE